A genome region from Baekduia alba includes the following:
- the glgB gene encoding 1,4-alpha-glucan branching protein GlgB, producing the protein MTRTMQDERFTKAWQRDAEALSHNELADPHALLGAHPDGDGGTVVRAWRPGASHVVVKVAGGMDYGCELVHDAGVWAAHLDGVKPSPPYEVETRYPDGVRATGPDAYAFPPTVGDLDLHLAGEGRHEEIYEHLGGHLREVEGVAGTAFAVWAPSAKAVAVVGDFNAWDGRLHPMRSLGSSGIWELFLPGVGEGALYKFELRTQGGALRVKTDPYAQQVEISPKTAAIVTRSGHEWNDAEWVKDRGDQLQHERPISVYEVHLGSWRRDPDDPARLLNYTELADQLAEYATDMGFTHVELLPVMAHPFTGSWGYQVTGYFAPDPRLGTPDDLKAFVDRMHEHGVGVLLDWVPAHFPRDDWALARFDGTALYEHDDPRRGAHPEWGTLVFNFGRNEVRNFLLASGLFWCRDFHADGLRVDAVASMLYLDYSRKAGEWIPNEFGGREDLEAVEFLKELNTVLHAREPGVISAAEESTAWPGVSRPTYVGGLGFGFKWNMGWMHDTLDYFAHDPIHRRYHHHELTFSLMYAFSENFILPLSHDEVVHGKGTIYSRMPGDHWQKLANVRALYAYQWAHPGKQLLFMGQEFAQPEEWNAERSLDWHVLDERDESGAPTYGGVQALVRDLNFAYREEPALWQRDSDPEGFAWIEANDAENSVVAFMRTARDGRALVCVMNLTPIPRESYRVGLPHGGRWREVINTDAQQYGGSGVGNMGGVAAEELPWHGQQHSAAMTLPPLGVLWFAPEG; encoded by the coding sequence ATGACCCGCACGATGCAGGACGAGCGCTTCACCAAGGCCTGGCAGAGGGACGCGGAGGCGCTGTCGCACAACGAGCTGGCCGATCCGCACGCGCTGCTCGGCGCGCACCCCGACGGCGACGGCGGCACGGTCGTGCGCGCCTGGCGCCCGGGCGCGTCGCACGTCGTCGTCAAGGTCGCCGGCGGCATGGACTACGGCTGCGAGCTGGTCCACGACGCCGGCGTCTGGGCCGCGCACCTGGACGGCGTCAAGCCGTCCCCGCCCTACGAGGTCGAGACGCGCTACCCGGACGGCGTCCGCGCGACGGGACCCGACGCCTACGCCTTCCCGCCGACCGTCGGCGACCTGGACCTCCACCTCGCCGGCGAGGGCCGCCACGAGGAGATCTACGAGCACCTCGGGGGCCACCTGCGCGAAGTTGAAGGGGTTGCCGGCACCGCGTTCGCGGTGTGGGCGCCGAGCGCGAAGGCCGTCGCCGTCGTCGGCGACTTCAACGCGTGGGACGGGCGGCTGCACCCGATGCGCTCGCTCGGCTCGTCCGGGATCTGGGAGCTGTTCCTGCCCGGCGTCGGCGAGGGCGCGCTCTACAAGTTCGAGCTCCGGACGCAGGGCGGCGCGCTGCGGGTCAAGACCGACCCCTACGCGCAGCAGGTCGAGATCTCGCCGAAGACGGCGGCGATCGTGACCCGGTCCGGGCACGAGTGGAACGACGCCGAATGGGTCAAGGACCGCGGCGACCAGCTCCAGCACGAGCGCCCGATCTCGGTCTACGAGGTCCACCTCGGCTCGTGGCGGCGCGACCCCGACGACCCCGCGCGGCTGCTCAACTACACCGAGCTCGCCGACCAGCTCGCCGAGTACGCCACCGACATGGGGTTCACGCACGTCGAGCTGCTGCCGGTCATGGCGCATCCGTTCACGGGCTCCTGGGGCTATCAGGTCACCGGCTACTTCGCGCCCGATCCGCGGCTCGGCACGCCCGACGACCTGAAGGCCTTCGTCGACCGCATGCACGAGCATGGCGTCGGCGTCCTGCTCGACTGGGTGCCCGCGCACTTCCCGCGCGACGACTGGGCGCTGGCGCGCTTCGACGGCACGGCGCTCTACGAGCACGACGACCCGCGCCGCGGCGCGCATCCGGAGTGGGGCACGTTGGTGTTCAACTTCGGCCGCAACGAGGTCCGCAACTTCCTGCTGGCCTCCGGCCTGTTCTGGTGCCGCGACTTCCACGCCGACGGCCTGCGGGTCGACGCGGTCGCGTCGATGCTGTACCTCGACTACTCGCGCAAGGCCGGCGAGTGGATCCCGAACGAGTTCGGCGGGCGCGAGGACCTCGAGGCGGTGGAGTTCCTCAAGGAGCTCAACACCGTCCTGCACGCCCGCGAGCCGGGCGTCATCAGCGCCGCCGAGGAGTCGACGGCGTGGCCGGGCGTCTCGCGGCCGACCTACGTCGGCGGCCTGGGCTTCGGGTTCAAGTGGAACATGGGGTGGATGCACGACACCCTGGACTACTTCGCGCACGACCCGATCCACCGGCGCTACCACCATCACGAGCTAACGTTCTCGTTGATGTACGCCTTCAGCGAGAACTTCATCCTGCCGCTCTCGCACGACGAGGTCGTCCATGGCAAGGGCACCATCTACTCGCGGATGCCCGGCGACCACTGGCAGAAGCTCGCCAACGTGCGCGCGCTGTACGCCTACCAGTGGGCGCACCCGGGCAAGCAGCTGCTGTTCATGGGCCAGGAGTTCGCGCAGCCGGAGGAGTGGAACGCCGAGCGATCGCTGGACTGGCACGTGCTCGACGAGCGCGACGAGAGCGGCGCGCCGACCTACGGCGGCGTCCAGGCGCTGGTGCGCGACCTCAACTTCGCCTACCGCGAGGAGCCCGCGCTGTGGCAGCGCGACAGCGACCCCGAGGGCTTCGCGTGGATCGAGGCCAACGACGCCGAGAACTCGGTGGTGGCGTTCATGCGCACCGCGCGCGACGGCCGCGCGCTGGTCTGCGTGATGAACCTGACGCCGATCCCGCGCGAGAGCTACCGCGTCGGCCTCCCGCACGGCGGCCGCTGGCGCGAGGTCATCAACACCGACGCGCAGCAGTACGGCGGCTCGGGCGTGGGGAACATGGGCGGCGTCGCGGCCGAGGAGCTGCCCTGGCACGGCCAGCAGCACTCGGCGGCGATGACCCTGCCGCCGTTGGGCGTCCTGTGGTTCGCCCCCGAGGGTTGA
- the treZ gene encoding malto-oligosyltrehalose trehalohydrolase has translation MPSELPWERPLGAVPLGDGTARFRVFSLEHEPTLVVGDVAHVMESEGHGTWTAVVEAGAGDDYVYEMDGVRLPDPHTRLQPAGLRGPSRVVDPRAWTWGDQAWDGVALEDLVVYELHVGTFTEAGTFDAVIPHLSELAELGVTAVELMPIADFPGRRGWGYDGVYIWAAHEAYGGPDGLQRLVDAAHRLGIGVILDLVLNHVGASGEQAMRAFGPYFTDKYSTFWGGAINYDDEWSGPVREWAIQAAEMWVRDLHLDGLRLDAIHAIFDGGVEHLVAELTRRVHAERWRALVIAESGLNDPKVVRDAAAGGWGCDAAWADDVHHAVRTLVTDEHEGYYAEFGTIGDLVHALRDPHVHDGSWSAFRKRRFGAPAHGCPPERFVVFDQNHDQVGNRAFGDRLPHAARPLAAFCTLLSPYTPMLFMGEEYGEDAPFQFFTDHIDEEIATATRDGRRREFASFASFAGEEVPDPQAVATFEASKLTREGDPALRELYVELLRARRALPRGPVDDVRADPEARLVRVRRGDYTLIMNFSDVEQVVPSEAARTLVLATHDAARLRADGHVILPPLAGALTAGVRAGDRVPSGGGVV, from the coding sequence TTGCCTTCCGAACTGCCCTGGGAGCGGCCGCTCGGCGCGGTCCCGCTCGGCGACGGCACCGCGCGGTTCCGCGTGTTCTCGCTCGAGCACGAGCCGACGCTGGTCGTCGGCGACGTCGCGCACGTGATGGAGTCTGAGGGGCACGGGACGTGGACGGCCGTCGTGGAGGCGGGTGCGGGCGACGACTACGTCTACGAGATGGACGGCGTCCGGCTTCCGGATCCGCACACGCGGCTGCAGCCCGCGGGGCTGCGCGGGCCGTCGCGGGTCGTCGACCCGCGGGCCTGGACCTGGGGCGACCAGGCGTGGGACGGCGTCGCGCTCGAGGACCTCGTCGTCTACGAGCTGCACGTCGGCACGTTCACCGAGGCGGGCACGTTCGACGCGGTCATCCCGCACCTGTCCGAGCTGGCGGAGCTCGGCGTCACCGCCGTCGAGCTGATGCCGATCGCCGACTTCCCGGGTCGCCGCGGCTGGGGCTACGATGGCGTCTACATCTGGGCCGCGCACGAGGCCTACGGCGGGCCGGACGGGCTGCAGCGGCTCGTCGACGCCGCGCACCGCCTCGGGATCGGCGTGATCCTCGACCTGGTGCTCAACCACGTCGGCGCGTCGGGGGAGCAGGCCATGCGCGCCTTCGGCCCGTACTTCACCGACAAGTACTCGACGTTCTGGGGCGGGGCCATCAACTACGACGACGAGTGGTCGGGGCCCGTCCGCGAATGGGCGATCCAGGCGGCGGAGATGTGGGTGCGCGACCTGCACCTGGACGGCCTGCGCCTCGACGCGATCCACGCGATCTTCGACGGCGGGGTCGAGCATCTCGTCGCGGAGCTGACGCGGCGCGTCCACGCCGAGCGCTGGCGCGCGCTGGTCATCGCCGAGTCCGGCCTGAACGACCCGAAGGTCGTCCGCGACGCCGCGGCCGGCGGCTGGGGCTGCGACGCGGCGTGGGCCGACGACGTCCACCACGCGGTCCGGACACTGGTCACCGACGAGCACGAGGGCTACTACGCGGAGTTCGGGACGATCGGGGACCTCGTGCACGCGCTGCGCGACCCCCACGTCCACGACGGCAGCTGGTCGGCGTTTCGCAAGCGGCGGTTCGGCGCGCCCGCGCACGGGTGCCCGCCGGAGCGCTTCGTCGTCTTCGACCAGAACCACGACCAGGTCGGCAACCGCGCGTTCGGCGACCGCCTGCCGCACGCGGCGCGGCCGCTCGCCGCGTTCTGCACGCTGCTGTCCCCGTACACCCCCATGTTGTTCATGGGCGAGGAGTACGGCGAGGACGCGCCGTTCCAGTTCTTCACCGATCACATCGACGAGGAGATCGCGACCGCGACGCGCGACGGACGCCGGCGGGAGTTCGCGTCGTTCGCGTCGTTCGCCGGCGAGGAGGTCCCGGACCCGCAGGCCGTCGCGACCTTCGAGGCCTCCAAGCTGACCCGCGAGGGCGACCCCGCGCTGCGCGAGCTCTACGTCGAGCTCCTGCGCGCGCGGCGGGCGCTGCCGCGCGGCCCGGTCGACGACGTGCGGGCCGACCCCGAGGCGCGCTTAGTGCGTGTCCGGCGCGGTGACTACACCTTGATCATGAACTTCTCCGACGTCGAGCAGGTGGTCCCCAGCGAGGCTGCGCGGACGCTTGTCCTCGCCACCCACGACGCCGCACGGCTGCGGGCCGACGGCCACGTGATCCTGCCGCCGCTGGCCGGTGCGCTGACCGCGGGCGTGCGCGCCGGCGATCGCGTGCCCTCGGGCGGAGGCGTCGTATGA
- the glgX gene encoding glycogen debranching protein GlgX: MSREAWPGEPFPLGPTWDGQGTNFSIFSENATRVELCLFDRDGNEERVDVVDQTAHNWHCYVPGVGPSQRYGYRVHGRYAPLEGHRFNPNKLLIDPYAKAIDGTVDWDAANALPYTPPDEGEAATDDSDLEPDDEDSAPAIPKGVVVDESFNWEDDRPPRIPWTETVIYETHVKGLTKRFPNIPEELRGTYAALASDEVLGYMKDLGVTAVELLPVHHIADESFLHDHGLTNYWGYSTVGYLAPHSPYAATQEPGESLREFKGMVKALHRAGLEVILDVVYNHTAEGNHLGPMLSMKGVDNSAYYRLSPDDPHFYMDFTGTGNTLNAVQPAVLRLIMDSLRYFVLECHVDGFRFDLASALARQFYDVDRLSTFFDTMHQDPVLSQVKLIAEPWDVGPGGYQVGNFPVLWSEWNGMYRDTMRDFWRGQASVADFASRFTGSSDLYGDDGRSPFASINFITAHDGFTLRDMVSYNDKHNEANQEGNRDGTDDNRSWNCGVEGDTDDAEVLKLRAKQQRNFLTTLMLSQGVPMLLGGDEICRTQGGNNNGWCQDSPISWYEWEIGEDGRQLMEFTRRLIALRRGEPVFRRAEFLAGEQSEPGLPDVWWFRLDGRRMTRRDWDNHEHRWLGAFLNGDAIGVRDRHGQRVSGDSFLMLFNAHHEDAVFKLPAARFGRAWSVELTTAAPWIAPGAEEYRARRDCYVTSRSITVLRRTS; encoded by the coding sequence ATGAGCCGCGAGGCGTGGCCGGGCGAGCCGTTCCCGCTCGGCCCGACCTGGGACGGGCAGGGCACCAACTTCTCGATCTTCAGCGAGAACGCCACGCGCGTGGAGCTGTGCCTGTTCGACCGCGACGGCAACGAGGAGCGCGTCGACGTGGTCGACCAGACCGCGCACAACTGGCACTGCTACGTGCCCGGCGTCGGTCCGAGCCAGCGCTACGGGTACCGTGTGCACGGGCGCTACGCGCCGCTGGAGGGCCATCGCTTCAACCCCAACAAACTGCTGATCGACCCCTACGCCAAGGCGATCGACGGCACCGTCGACTGGGACGCGGCCAACGCGCTGCCCTACACCCCGCCCGACGAGGGCGAGGCGGCGACCGACGACAGCGACCTGGAGCCCGACGACGAGGACAGCGCGCCGGCGATCCCGAAGGGCGTGGTCGTGGACGAGTCCTTCAACTGGGAGGACGACCGGCCGCCGCGGATCCCGTGGACCGAGACGGTGATCTACGAGACGCACGTCAAGGGCCTGACCAAGCGGTTTCCGAACATCCCGGAGGAGCTGCGGGGGACCTACGCGGCGCTCGCCTCCGACGAGGTTCTCGGGTACATGAAGGACTTGGGCGTGACGGCGGTCGAGCTGCTGCCCGTCCACCACATCGCCGACGAGTCGTTCCTGCACGACCACGGCCTGACCAACTACTGGGGGTACTCGACGGTTGGCTACCTCGCGCCGCACTCGCCCTACGCGGCGACCCAGGAGCCGGGGGAGAGCCTCAGGGAGTTCAAGGGGATGGTCAAGGCGCTGCACCGCGCCGGCCTGGAGGTCATCCTCGACGTCGTCTACAACCACACGGCCGAGGGCAACCACCTCGGTCCCATGTTGTCCATGAAGGGCGTGGACAACAGCGCGTACTACCGGCTGTCGCCGGACGACCCGCACTTCTACATGGACTTCACGGGGACCGGCAACACGCTGAACGCCGTGCAGCCCGCGGTCCTGCGGTTGATCATGGACTCGCTGCGCTACTTCGTCCTGGAGTGCCACGTGGACGGGTTCCGCTTCGACCTGGCGTCGGCGCTGGCCCGGCAGTTCTACGACGTCGACCGGCTCTCGACGTTCTTCGACACCATGCACCAGGACCCAGTCTTGTCACAGGTCAAGCTGATCGCCGAGCCGTGGGACGTCGGCCCGGGCGGCTACCAGGTCGGCAACTTCCCGGTGCTGTGGAGCGAGTGGAACGGGATGTACCGCGACACGATGCGCGACTTCTGGCGCGGGCAGGCGTCGGTGGCGGATTTCGCCTCGCGGTTCACGGGGTCGTCGGACCTCTACGGCGACGACGGCCGCTCGCCGTTCGCGTCCATCAACTTCATCACCGCGCACGACGGCTTCACGTTGCGGGACATGGTCTCCTACAACGACAAGCACAACGAGGCCAACCAGGAGGGCAACCGCGACGGGACCGACGACAACCGGTCCTGGAACTGCGGCGTGGAGGGCGACACCGACGACGCCGAGGTGCTCAAGCTCCGCGCCAAGCAGCAGCGGAACTTCCTGACCACGTTGATGCTGTCCCAGGGCGTCCCGATGCTGCTGGGCGGCGACGAGATCTGCCGGACCCAGGGCGGCAACAACAACGGGTGGTGTCAGGACAGCCCGATCTCCTGGTACGAGTGGGAGATCGGCGAGGACGGCCGGCAGCTCATGGAGTTCACGCGGCGGCTGATCGCGCTGCGGCGCGGCGAGCCGGTGTTCCGGCGCGCGGAGTTCCTGGCCGGCGAGCAGTCCGAGCCGGGGCTGCCCGACGTGTGGTGGTTCCGCCTGGACGGGCGGCGCATGACGCGGCGTGACTGGGACAACCACGAGCACCGCTGGCTGGGGGCGTTCCTGAACGGGGACGCGATCGGCGTGCGCGACCGCCACGGGCAGCGGGTGAGCGGCGACTCGTTCCTGATGTTGTTCAACGCGCATCACGAGGACGCGGTGTTCAAGCTCCCGGCGGCGCGGTTCGGGCGGGCGTGGAGCGTCGAGCTGACGACCGCGGCGCCGTGGATCGCGCCGGGGGCCGAGGAGTACCGGGCGCGGCGCGACTGCTACGTGACGTCACGGTCGATCACCGTGCTGCGGCGGACGTCGTGA
- a CDS encoding malto-oligosyltrehalose synthase yields the protein MSRVPFRATYRLQLGTDLDFAAARDLVPYVAELGASHLYLSPSFQAREGSTHGYDVIDPGRVSDALGGEEGLRELSRVAREHGMGIILDIVPNHMATDDGNRFWADPALRERFFDVDPVTGRWRRFFDIDELAAVRIEDPEVFAAVSGLALRLVEEGVIDGLRVDHPDGLADPAEYLRRLREGGASHVWVEKILSSAHPPEALRADWPVEGTVGYEFANDVAALFVDPAAEVVLTELYVSLVGDARSFAAVGAEAKLEQATSSFAPEVDRLRRIWPDAPDLAAAVASLPVYRTYVEPASGHVAAADREALVHLPDALRAVLTLDDLRSAPSEFVTRFQQTTPAVMAKGVEDTAFYRYVRLLALNEVGGDPGRFGIGLEEFHRGNAGRLPQNLLVSSTHDTKRTGDVRARLVALTWMADEWAGAVRSWFEVNAELRDAALNAPTPAEELLVYQTLVGAWPIDAERLEAYLEKALREAKVSSNWIVPNLEHEAAVKAFAVALLDHGPFRYGFDVIASRVEEIGARVSLAQTLLKLTVPGLPDTYQGDELWKLALVDPDNRRPVDWPAHAALLKDLRAGAPPTGDTVKLHVTAAALDLRRRRPEAFATNNYTSIAAGDDVIAFLRGTDVLVAVAIRDGATGSAGWELPAAASGHWRDVLTGEEYDLPDGASLGGIVGPASRALLERIG from the coding sequence GTGAGCCGGGTTCCCTTCCGCGCGACGTACCGGCTGCAGCTCGGGACCGATCTGGACTTCGCGGCGGCGCGGGACCTTGTTCCTTATGTCGCGGAGCTGGGCGCGTCGCATCTCTACCTGTCGCCGTCGTTCCAGGCGCGCGAGGGCTCGACGCACGGCTATGACGTGATCGACCCGGGGCGCGTCAGCGACGCGCTCGGTGGCGAGGAGGGCCTGCGCGAGCTGTCGCGGGTCGCCCGCGAGCACGGCATGGGCATCATCTTGGACATCGTCCCCAACCACATGGCGACCGACGACGGCAACCGCTTCTGGGCGGATCCGGCGTTGCGCGAGCGGTTCTTCGACGTGGATCCGGTAACCGGGCGCTGGCGGCGGTTCTTCGACATCGACGAGCTGGCCGCGGTCCGGATCGAGGATCCGGAGGTGTTCGCCGCGGTGTCCGGGTTGGCCTTGCGGTTGGTCGAGGAGGGCGTCATCGACGGGCTGCGCGTCGACCATCCGGACGGGCTCGCCGACCCGGCCGAGTACCTGCGCCGGCTGCGGGAGGGTGGCGCTTCGCATGTGTGGGTCGAGAAGATCCTGAGCTCGGCCCACCCACCCGAGGCGCTGCGCGCGGACTGGCCCGTGGAGGGGACGGTCGGCTACGAGTTCGCCAACGACGTCGCGGCGCTGTTCGTGGACCCGGCGGCCGAGGTCGTGCTGACCGAGTTGTACGTGTCGCTGGTGGGCGACGCGCGGTCGTTCGCCGCGGTGGGGGCGGAGGCCAAGCTGGAGCAGGCGACCTCTTCGTTCGCGCCCGAGGTCGATCGCCTGCGTCGCATCTGGCCCGACGCGCCGGACCTCGCCGCGGCCGTCGCGTCGCTCCCGGTCTACCGCACGTACGTCGAGCCCGCGAGCGGCCACGTCGCGGCCGCCGACCGCGAAGCTCTGGTCCACCTGCCGGACGCGCTGCGGGCCGTGCTGACCCTCGACGACCTCCGCTCCGCGCCGTCGGAGTTCGTGACCCGCTTCCAGCAGACGACACCGGCGGTGATGGCCAAGGGCGTCGAGGACACGGCGTTCTACCGCTACGTCCGGTTGTTGGCGCTCAACGAGGTCGGCGGCGATCCGGGCCGGTTCGGGATCGGGCTGGAGGAGTTCCACCGCGGGAACGCCGGGCGGCTGCCGCAGAACCTGCTGGTGTCCTCGACGCACGACACGAAGCGGACGGGCGACGTCCGGGCGCGGCTGGTGGCGTTGACGTGGATGGCCGACGAGTGGGCCGGCGCGGTGCGGTCGTGGTTCGAGGTCAACGCGGAGCTGCGCGACGCGGCGCTGAACGCCCCGACGCCCGCCGAGGAGCTGTTGGTCTACCAGACGCTGGTTGGTGCGTGGCCCATCGACGCCGAGCGGCTGGAGGCCTACCTCGAGAAGGCGCTGCGCGAGGCCAAGGTGTCGTCGAACTGGATCGTGCCGAACCTGGAGCACGAGGCGGCGGTCAAGGCCTTCGCCGTCGCGTTGTTGGACCATGGCCCGTTCCGGTACGGCTTCGACGTGATCGCCTCGCGCGTGGAGGAGATCGGGGCGCGGGTGTCGCTCGCGCAGACGCTGTTGAAGCTGACCGTGCCCGGCCTGCCCGACACCTACCAGGGCGACGAGCTCTGGAAGCTCGCCCTGGTCGACCCCGACAACCGCCGCCCCGTCGACTGGCCGGCGCACGCCGCGTTGTTGAAGGACTTGCGCGCCGGCGCACCACCGACCGGCGACACCGTCAAGTTGCACGTGACCGCCGCGGCGCTGGACCTCCGCCGCCGCCGTCCGGAGGCGTTCGCGACCAACAACTACACCTCGATCGCCGCCGGCGACGACGTGATCGCCTTCCTGCGCGGCACCGACGTGCTGGTCGCCGTCGCCATCCGCGACGGCGCGACGGGCAGCGCCGGTTGGGAGCTGCCCGCCGCCGCGTCCGGCCACTGGCGCGACGTCCTGACGGGCGAGGAGTACGACCTGCCGGACGGAGCATCCCTGGGCGGGATCGTCGGGCCGGCGTCACGGGCGCTGCTGGAACGCATCGGCTGA
- a CDS encoding EamA family transporter, translating into MPLRHALLAVAVAATWGLNFVVIDVGLEAVPPLLLCALRFALVGVPLCFFVRRPPLPWRLIVGIGVALGVVKFGLLFTSMDVGMPAGLASVVLQAQAPFTLLLAAALIRERPSGQQLVGLGAALFGIALIAADNGGGVTTAGLVMCVGAAAAWSVANLLMKRAADAEPVALMVWISLVPPLPLLLLSFLVDRPGAVGAALTGLDLRSIGAIVYIAAFSTLGGFAAWSWLMRTYPAGQVASFALLVPPFGLGFSALLLGEPLGPPQIVAACLVIAGVAVSTRSMPARAPTPVPTPSTA; encoded by the coding sequence ATGCCTCTGCGCCACGCGTTGCTCGCCGTCGCCGTCGCCGCGACCTGGGGACTGAACTTCGTCGTCATCGACGTGGGGTTGGAAGCGGTCCCGCCGCTGTTGCTGTGCGCCTTGCGCTTCGCGCTCGTCGGGGTGCCGCTGTGCTTCTTCGTCCGCCGGCCGCCGCTCCCGTGGCGGCTGATCGTGGGGATCGGCGTCGCGCTCGGCGTCGTCAAGTTCGGGTTGCTGTTCACGTCGATGGACGTGGGGATGCCGGCCGGGCTGGCGTCGGTCGTGCTCCAGGCGCAGGCGCCGTTCACGCTGCTGCTGGCCGCGGCGCTGATCCGCGAGCGCCCCTCGGGGCAGCAGTTGGTGGGGTTGGGCGCGGCGCTGTTCGGCATCGCGCTGATCGCCGCCGACAACGGCGGCGGCGTCACGACGGCCGGCCTGGTGATGTGCGTCGGGGCCGCGGCGGCCTGGTCGGTGGCGAACCTGCTGATGAAGCGCGCCGCCGACGCCGAGCCCGTGGCGTTGATGGTGTGGATCTCCTTGGTGCCGCCGCTGCCGCTGTTGTTGCTGTCCTTCCTCGTCGATCGCCCGGGCGCCGTGGGCGCGGCGCTGACCGGCCTCGACCTCCGCTCCATCGGGGCCATCGTCTACATCGCCGCCTTCTCGACCCTCGGCGGCTTCGCGGCCTGGTCCTGGCTGATGCGCACCTACCCCGCCGGCCAAGTCGCCTCCTTCGCCCTCCTCGTCCCACCCTTCGGCCTCGGCTTCTCCGCCCTGCTCCTCGGCGAACCGCTCGGCCCGCCCCAGATCGTCGCGGCCTGCCTGGTGATCGCGGGCGTGGCGGTGTCGACGCGATCCATGCCCGCTCGCGCGCCGACGCCGGTGCCAACCCCGTCGACCGCCTGA
- a CDS encoding LysR family transcriptional regulator: protein MPLDVKRLRVLRELAERGTVAATAEALAFTPSAVSQQLSALEREAGVVLLEREGRRLQLTDAGRTLVAHADTVLAQLERAEADLHAGAGEISGTLNVAAFSSFARSLLPRAAAAMLHHEHLRLHVRDAEPQDSVPLLRLGELDVVVAQRFPYVPRDFGPAFHVVELFDDPLHLATGPGHHDAPPRFADLANRPWVAGHPGTSCHEVVIHACHAAGHEPRIVGFSNDFAVVSALVAQDVGVALIPKMAHDQAPPEVRLRPLDPPLSRQVLAVVRAGAEERPAVAAFLRELRAVTPD from the coding sequence ATGCCGCTCGACGTCAAGCGCCTCCGCGTCCTCCGCGAGCTCGCCGAGCGCGGCACTGTCGCCGCGACCGCCGAGGCGCTCGCGTTCACGCCGTCCGCGGTCTCGCAGCAGCTCTCCGCGCTGGAGCGCGAGGCGGGCGTCGTCCTCCTCGAACGCGAGGGACGGCGCCTCCAGCTCACCGACGCCGGCCGCACGCTCGTCGCCCACGCCGACACCGTCCTCGCCCAGCTCGAACGCGCCGAGGCCGACCTCCACGCCGGCGCCGGCGAGATCTCCGGGACGCTGAACGTCGCGGCGTTCTCGTCGTTCGCCCGGTCGCTCCTGCCGCGCGCCGCCGCCGCGATGCTCCACCACGAGCACCTGCGGCTCCACGTCCGCGACGCGGAGCCGCAGGACAGCGTCCCGCTGCTGCGCCTCGGCGAGCTGGACGTCGTCGTCGCCCAGCGCTTCCCGTACGTCCCGCGCGACTTCGGCCCGGCCTTCCACGTCGTCGAGCTCTTCGACGACCCGCTGCATCTCGCCACCGGCCCCGGGCACCACGACGCGCCGCCGCGGTTCGCCGACCTCGCGAACCGCCCCTGGGTCGCCGGCCACCCGGGCACCAGCTGCCACGAGGTCGTCATCCACGCCTGCCACGCCGCCGGCCACGAGCCGCGGATCGTCGGCTTCAGCAACGACTTCGCGGTCGTCTCCGCGCTCGTCGCCCAAGATGTAGGCGTCGCGTTGATCCCGAAGATGGCCCACGACCAGGCGCCGCCCGAGGTCCGGCTGCGCCCGCTCGACCCGCCGCTCTCGCGCCAGGTCCTCGCGGTCGTGCGCGCCGGCGCCGAGGAGCGCCCGGCCGTCGCCGCGTTCCTGCGCGAGCTGCGCGCCGTCACGCCGGACTAG
- a CDS encoding helix-turn-helix domain-containing protein: MTKDDVLFGYRLQLFSLAAERGVSEACRLMGVHRSTYYRWKQQVQKSGLEMLRPRERRSPQMPNQLSPMVEQRIVAFALGHPGLGPRRIATRLARPQWGGLIVSPNGVYKTLVRHGLNTRAKRLALVAGYRAPFEPPREPEPEPHIDSNRPGELVGIDCFFVGRLHGSAGPVWQITACDTYSSFAWADLVVCPPSGPTVEHTSKLAHRIAKELSAAGWQLERVLTDNGNEFGRRAFAAALPDGVAHTQTRSGRPQTNGHVERLHRTVLEECWRPAFARFLQVRFTGLRRHLNTYINEYNYERDHHGRHTAGRCPAELVYGAKKMEPR; the protein is encoded by the coding sequence ATGACCAAGGATGACGTGCTGTTCGGCTATCGCCTGCAGCTGTTCTCGCTGGCCGCTGAGCGCGGAGTCTCAGAGGCCTGCCGTCTGATGGGTGTTCATCGTTCGACCTACTACCGCTGGAAGCAGCAGGTCCAGAAGTCCGGCCTCGAGATGCTGCGGCCCCGAGAACGACGCTCGCCGCAGATGCCCAACCAGCTCTCGCCGATGGTCGAACAACGGATCGTCGCCTTCGCGCTGGGCCATCCCGGGCTCGGCCCGCGGCGGATCGCTACGCGCCTGGCCCGACCGCAGTGGGGCGGGCTGATCGTCTCGCCCAACGGCGTCTACAAGACCCTGGTTCGCCACGGCCTGAACACGCGGGCTAAGCGCCTGGCGTTGGTCGCCGGCTACCGCGCTCCGTTTGAGCCGCCGCGCGAGCCCGAGCCCGAGCCCCACATCGACAGCAACCGTCCCGGCGAGCTGGTCGGCATCGACTGCTTCTTTGTCGGGCGCCTGCATGGCAGCGCCGGCCCGGTCTGGCAGATCACCGCCTGCGACACCTACAGCTCCTTTGCCTGGGCCGACCTGGTCGTCTGCCCACCGAGCGGGCCGACCGTCGAACACACCTCAAAACTCGCCCACCGCATCGCCAAAGAGCTCTCGGCCGCCGGCTGGCAACTGGAGCGGGTCCTGACCGACAACGGCAACGAATTCGGCCGGCGCGCCTTCGCCGCGGCCCTGCCCGACGGCGTCGCTCACACCCAGACCCGCTCCGGACGCCCACAGACCAACGGCCACGTCGAACGCCTACACCGCACCGTCCTGGAAGAGTGCTGGCGACCGGCCTTCGCCCGCTTCTTACAGGTCCGCTTCACCGGCCTACGCCGCCACCTCAACACCTACATCAACGAATACAACTACGAGCGAGATCACCACGGACGACACACGGCCGGGCGCTGCCCGGCCGAGCTCGTCTACGGTGCCAAAAAGATGGAGCCCCGATGA